In Bradyrhizobium sp. 1(2017), one DNA window encodes the following:
- a CDS encoding metallophosphoesterase family protein: MRCLVVADLHYSLPQLDWLVSASAQFDLVIFAGDALDIGSMVDFRAQIVVVKKYLALLAAQTRVILCSGNHDLDERNADGEKVSRWISEVREMGIACDGDSLVIGEALFTVCPWWDGPLVRQRIIDQLDHAASSRLQRWIWVHHAPPADSPTSWGGKRFFGDVELVHWIRTYQPSMVISGHVHQSPFIKDGSWYDRLDQTWVFNTGLQPGRPPTCIVLDLDADQAFWLAAGEAQWIDLTAPLKRPAAAIEAPPDWLTSLDRIVDPSLAKPPAAAG; encoded by the coding sequence ATGCGCTGCCTCGTCGTGGCCGATCTGCACTATTCGCTGCCGCAGCTCGACTGGCTGGTCAGCGCGTCCGCGCAGTTCGACCTCGTGATCTTCGCAGGCGACGCGCTCGACATCGGTTCGATGGTGGATTTTCGCGCCCAGATCGTGGTGGTGAAAAAATACCTCGCGCTGCTCGCCGCGCAGACCCGTGTGATTCTTTGCTCCGGCAATCACGACCTCGACGAGCGCAACGCGGACGGCGAGAAGGTCTCGCGCTGGATCTCGGAGGTGCGCGAAATGGGCATTGCCTGCGACGGCGACAGCCTCGTCATCGGCGAGGCGCTGTTCACGGTATGCCCGTGGTGGGACGGGCCGCTGGTCAGGCAGCGCATCATCGATCAGCTCGATCACGCCGCTTCCAGCCGGCTGCAGCGCTGGATCTGGGTGCATCACGCGCCGCCGGCGGACTCACCGACGAGCTGGGGCGGCAAGCGCTTCTTCGGCGATGTCGAGCTGGTGCACTGGATCAGGACATACCAGCCGTCGATGGTGATCTCGGGCCATGTGCACCAATCGCCCTTCATCAAGGATGGGTCGTGGTACGACCGGCTGGACCAGACCTGGGTCTTCAACACCGGCCTGCAGCCCGGCCGCCCGCCGACCTGCATCGTGCTGGATCTCGATGCGGACCAGGCGTTCTGGCTGGCGGCCGGCGAGGCGCAATGGATCGACCTGACCGCCCCGCTGAAGCGGCCGGCCGCTGCCATCGAGGCGCCGCCCGACTGGCTCACATCCTTGGATCGGATTGTCGATCCGAGCCTGGCGAAACCTCCCGCGGCGGCAGGTTGA
- a CDS encoding Crp/Fnr family transcriptional regulator, with product MRAVLDYCSGGTERQVEAGTLLVTEGGASGHLYVLMQGKLEVLKGEMVVATVTEPGAVLGEMSVLLGQPHTATVRACSDAVVYEFEDAASLLEKEPGVALLIAKMLAQRLNTANTYLADLKRQYADHGTHLAMVGEVLQSMVNLPPREVSPGSDRQSDPRM from the coding sequence ATGCGCGCAGTTCTGGATTATTGCAGCGGCGGAACGGAGCGGCAGGTCGAAGCAGGTACGCTCCTCGTCACCGAAGGCGGCGCCAGCGGCCATCTCTACGTGCTCATGCAGGGCAAGCTCGAGGTGCTCAAGGGCGAGATGGTGGTCGCCACTGTCACCGAGCCCGGCGCGGTGCTCGGCGAGATGTCGGTGCTGCTGGGTCAGCCGCACACCGCCACCGTGCGGGCCTGCTCCGATGCGGTCGTCTACGAATTCGAGGATGCCGCCTCGTTGCTCGAGAAGGAGCCGGGCGTGGCGCTGCTGATCGCAAAGATGCTGGCGCAGCGGCTCAATACGGCGAATACCTATCTGGCCGATCTCAAGCGGCAATATGCCGACCACGGCACGCATCTGGCCATGGTCGGCGAGGTGCTCCAGAGCATGGTCAACCTGCCGCCGCGGGAGGTTTCGCCAGGCTCGGATCGACAATCCGATCCAAGGATGTGA
- a CDS encoding di-trans,poly-cis-decaprenylcistransferase, translated as MQSNLTSRDDKLHVGIIMDGNGRWATRRGLSRVRGHEAGVETIRRIVEAAPKQGIGTLTLYAFSTDNWRRPRAEVAALMTLLRFYLSNEVQSLVKNGVRLTVIGRRDRLPDGIASAIARAEAATAHGSTLHLRIAVDYSARDAILNAATKAAALTSLTREAFSQLITGEAGLRDVDLIIRTSGEKRLSDFLLWEGAYAELHFTERMWPEFDAGDLAEALAAFHGRERRFGGLQAIMPEEVPSLSRA; from the coding sequence ATGCAAAGTAACCTCACGTCCCGCGACGACAAGCTTCACGTCGGCATCATCATGGACGGCAACGGCAGATGGGCGACGCGCCGCGGCCTGTCGCGCGTGCGCGGCCACGAGGCCGGCGTCGAGACGATCCGCCGCATCGTCGAGGCCGCGCCCAAGCAGGGCATCGGCACGCTCACGCTCTATGCCTTCTCCACCGACAATTGGCGGAGGCCCAGGGCCGAGGTCGCTGCGCTGATGACGCTGCTGCGCTTCTATCTCTCCAACGAAGTGCAGAGCCTGGTGAAGAACGGCGTGCGCCTCACCGTGATCGGCCGCCGCGACCGCCTGCCCGACGGCATCGCCAGTGCGATCGCGCGCGCCGAAGCAGCCACCGCCCATGGCAGCACGCTGCATTTGCGCATCGCGGTCGACTATTCCGCGCGCGATGCCATTCTCAACGCCGCGACGAAGGCGGCGGCGCTGACCAGCCTCACGCGCGAAGCCTTCTCGCAACTGATCACCGGCGAAGCCGGGCTGCGCGATGTCGACCTCATTATTCGCACCTCGGGCGAGAAGCGGCTGTCCGACTTCCTGCTCTGGGAAGGCGCCTATGCCGAGCTGCACTTCACCGAGCGGATGTGGCCCGAATTCGATGCGGGCGATCTCGCCGAGGCGCTCGCCGCCTTCCATGGCCGCGAACGCCGCTTCGGCGGCCTCCAGGCGATCATGCCCGAGGAGGTGCCGTCACTCTCTCGTGCGTGA
- a CDS encoding transcriptional regulator produces the protein MSKSDSAPFSYEGLDRVIHEKARLGLLTSLMAHPKGLAFADLKQLCGLTDGNLSRHLAVLQEAGLVEVTKGYEGNRPHTTCRLTKIGRRRFLDYLAVLERLVRDAAKAAGRDAPPLGRLGIVST, from the coding sequence ATGTCGAAGTCTGACAGCGCGCCCTTCTCCTATGAGGGGCTCGATCGCGTGATCCATGAAAAGGCGAGGCTCGGCCTCCTGACCTCGCTGATGGCGCATCCCAAGGGCCTGGCGTTCGCCGACCTCAAGCAGCTCTGCGGCCTCACCGACGGCAATCTCAGCCGTCATCTCGCCGTGCTGCAGGAGGCCGGGCTCGTTGAGGTAACCAAGGGTTATGAAGGCAATCGCCCGCACACGACCTGCCGCCTGACCAAGATCGGACGCCGCCGCTTTCTCGATTATCTCGCCGTGCTGGAGCGGCTGGTGCGCGACGCTGCCAAGGCCGCCGGCCGCGACGCGCCGCCGCTCGGGCGCCTCGGTATCGTATCGACCTGA